The Constrictibacter sp. MBR-5 sequence CCGGTGTGGTTCACCATCCTGGTGGCGGTCTGCCTGCAGACCTCGTTCCTGACGCCGCCGGTCGGCTTCGCCCTCTTCTACCTGAAGTCGGTGGCACCGCCGCAGATCACGGTGATGCATCTCTATCGCGGGATCGTGCCCTTCGTGATCCTTCAGGTCGTCGGGCTGCTGCTGGTGGTCGTCTTCCCGCATCTCGCGACCTGGCTTCCGAGCATCGCCTATCGCTAGACGGTCCTGTAGTCTCTCGTCACGTCAACCACCGCCGGTGCGGGCAACCGCACCGGCTCTTGCCGTCCGGAGGAAACCAATGACTGACGCGCCCTTGAACGAAGCGGAACTCGCCGCCCTGCGCGCCCTCGACACGCCGACCGTCTGCAATGCGCTCGAGATCGTGGCGCCGGAGCGCCGCGGCTACGGCTATACCGTCGACCCGCTGGTCTGCCCCTTCCCCGACCTGCCGCCGATCGTGGGATATGCGCGCACCGCGACGATGCGCTCGATGCGCCCCTCGGGCTTGGGCGACATCCCGGCGCGCGACGTGCGTATCGGCTACTACGAATATGCCAGCAAGGGCTCGGTGCCGAAGATCACCGTCATCCAGGACCTGGACGGCCAGCGCGCCGGCTACGGCGCCTTCTGGGGCGAGGTGAACTCCAACATCCACAAGGCGCTGGGCTCGCTGGGCGTCGTGACCGACGGCTGCATCCGCGACCTGGACGCGATCCCGGAAGGCTTCCAGATGATCGCCGGCAGCATCAAGCCGAGCCATGCCTACGTCCACATCGTCGATTATGGCTGCCAGGTGAACGTCGCCGGCATGACCGTCATGCACGACGACCTGATCCACGCCGACCGGCACGGCGCCGTCGTCATCCCGAAGGCGGTCGCCCGCAAGGTCGCCGAGGCCGCGGCGCAGATCGCCGCCAAGGAGAAGGTCATCCTCGACGTCTGCAAGGGCCCGGACTTCTCCTTCGACAAGCTGAAGGCCGCGATGATCGGCCCGCAGGACGTCCACTAGGACGATCCGCCCGGCGTCTTCGCGGGGGCGGCACCTTCGCCGGGGCGAGGCGTTCATCGGGCAGGACGTCCACGCGGCAAAGGAGCCACCCGCGCATGACCCCACGCCTGCCGCCCGACAATGCGCGCGGCAGCGTCGGCATCTCCCGGCGTGACATCGAGGCGCTGATGCGCCTCTCGACGCCGCGGGTGTGCGACGCGCTGGAGCATGCGGCACCGGAACGGCGGGCGGCCGGCCACACCACCCGGCCGCTCGACTGCGCCCGCCCGGCACTGGCGCCCGTGGCCGGCCGGGCGCGTACCGCCCTCGTCTCCACCGCCGCCCCCTGCCCCGGCGCCGTCGCGCGCCATGCGGCGTGGCTGGAACATCTCGCGTCCAAGCCCAGGCCTGCCATCCTCGTCTGGCAGGACATCGACGGCCCCGACGCGATCGGTGCCTGTTGGGACGCCGCCGCAGCCGCCGCCTACAAGGCCCTCGGCTGTCTCGGCCTCCTCACCGACGGCGCCGTCCGTGGCGGCCACGCGTCGCCGTCCGACCTGCAGGTACTGCATCGCGGCCACCGGCCCGCAAGAGGCTGGCTGCACATCGTCGCCTTCGGCTGCGAGGTATCCGTGGCGGGCATGACCGTTCGCGACGGCGACATCGTCCATGTCGACCGGCACGGTGCGGTGGTGGTCCCGGAAGACGCGCTGCACGACCTGCCGGAGGTCGCGCGCGGCCTGCGTGCGCGTGACGCCGGACTGCTCGCCGCCTGCGCCGCGCCGGGCGCCGACATCGAGAGCCTGCGCCCGCTGCTGACCCGCCGCTACGGCTGAAAGCGGTAGGCCGGCCCGGCCGCCGGTCCGCCGCGCATCAGGCGGACGATCAGATGGTCGAGCGATATCCGGCCCGGCCCATAGGCCATGACCGCCAGG is a genomic window containing:
- a CDS encoding RraA family protein, with protein sequence MTDAPLNEAELAALRALDTPTVCNALEIVAPERRGYGYTVDPLVCPFPDLPPIVGYARTATMRSMRPSGLGDIPARDVRIGYYEYASKGSVPKITVIQDLDGQRAGYGAFWGEVNSNIHKALGSLGVVTDGCIRDLDAIPEGFQMIAGSIKPSHAYVHIVDYGCQVNVAGMTVMHDDLIHADRHGAVVIPKAVARKVAEAAAQIAAKEKVILDVCKGPDFSFDKLKAAMIGPQDVH